Proteins co-encoded in one Malus sylvestris chromosome 7, drMalSylv7.2, whole genome shotgun sequence genomic window:
- the LOC126627990 gene encoding BON1-associated protein 2-like has product MAANFQTLEITVISAGNLQLNRKPISKNTSVTVRTDTNSQFRTTDMDTEGGAYPQWNEKLVLDLPTHSKSITVEVQCQTSYGVRTFATATIPASDFVGGYVPEGYLHFLSYRLRDYKGEKNGIINISVRMKVPEMYSSCASSTTSSPSMMGFPAAGNNSFGGNIAIGVPVWYGGYQKNY; this is encoded by the coding sequence ATGGCAGCCAATTTCCAGACGCTGGAAATCACGGTGATCTCCGCTGGGAACCTGCAATTAAATCGAAAACCCATCAGCAAAAACACCTCCGTGACCGTCCGGACCGACACCAACAGCCAGTTTCGCACCACGGACATGGACACTGAAGGCGGCGCCTACCCACAGTGGAACGAGAAGCTTGTGCTCGACTTGCCAACGCACTCCAAGTCCATCACGGTGGAGGTCCAATGCCAGACTTCGTACGGCGTCAGGACGTTCGCGACGGCGACTATTCCGGCATCGGATTTTGTTGGCGGGTACGTGCCGGAGGGTTACCTGCATTTTTTGAGTTACAGGCTGAGAGATTACAAGGGGGAGAAGAATGGGATTATTAATATTTCTGTGAGGATGAAGGTTCCGGAGATGTACAGCTCTTGTGCAAGTTCAACGACGTCGTCTCCCTCGATGATGGGGTTTCCGGCGGCTGGAAACAATAGTTTTGGCGGCAACATTGCGATCGGAGTTCCGGTTTGGTATGGTGGCTATCAGAAAAATTATTGA